In Kordia antarctica, the following proteins share a genomic window:
- a CDS encoding GbsR/MarR family transcriptional regulator — MSHKKEKEQLIETIGLAIEEQLNLSPLASRIYALLILSSYDGLTFEEIREVIQASKSSTSVNVNVLSQLNYVTFYTKPGDRKRYFKLAKYSSLISLEAYHNTINKEMDMVGRINSYNKKYFPEKFINEESLGHIFQEYLVEKEQLVARTIDKMRHFRESEK; from the coding sequence ATGTCTCATAAAAAAGAAAAAGAACAGCTTATTGAAACTATTGGATTAGCGATAGAAGAACAATTAAACCTTTCGCCATTAGCTTCTAGAATTTATGCATTACTTATTCTTTCTTCTTACGATGGGTTAACTTTTGAGGAAATAAGAGAAGTTATACAGGCAAGTAAAAGTTCTACTTCTGTTAATGTAAATGTGCTTAGCCAATTAAATTATGTAACATTTTATACTAAACCAGGTGATCGTAAACGGTATTTCAAGCTTGCAAAATATTCTTCTTTAATATCACTAGAAGCTTATCATAATACAATTAACAAGGAAATGGATATGGTTGGTAGAATTAATTCTTATAATAAAAAGTACTTTCCAGAGAAGTTCATTAATGAAGAATCTTTGGGGCATATTTTTCAAGAGTATCTTGTAGAGAAAGAACAACTTGTGGCTCGTACTATCGATAAAATGAGACACTTTCGTGAAAGTGAAAAATAA
- a CDS encoding META domain-containing protein, which translates to MKTKITILTIIALTIMSCSGGKKSNTESSDSNKGNTSEIVNTKWIITTLEGKDISNREQNGQIIYFTLNSDGNRVNGYSGCNTFMGTYKLEDGNRISFSQMASTRMICPDAKINESEILNIFNTADNFTLRNGELSLNIAKRAPLATFKKAEMNNDQIVEKYWKLKTLDGKDVSMAENQEREIYFTLKSGDNSVVGFAGCNALNGKYTLEKGNRIRFSGMLTTLKACPDVNVNEAEFLKVFELADNYTIKDDVLSLNVGRRAPLAIFEAVYMQ; encoded by the coding sequence ATGAAAACAAAAATAACAATCCTCACCATAATAGCTTTAACAATTATGAGTTGTAGTGGAGGAAAAAAATCAAATACAGAATCATCAGATTCTAACAAAGGAAACACATCTGAAATTGTAAATACAAAATGGATCATTACCACATTAGAAGGTAAGGATATAAGCAACAGAGAACAGAATGGGCAAATAATTTACTTCACGCTAAACTCAGATGGTAATCGTGTAAATGGTTATTCAGGTTGTAACACTTTTATGGGAACATATAAATTAGAGGACGGAAACCGTATTTCATTTTCACAAATGGCTTCAACACGAATGATATGCCCTGATGCTAAAATTAACGAATCTGAAATTTTAAATATTTTCAATACAGCTGATAATTTTACATTAAGAAATGGAGAATTGTCGTTAAACATAGCCAAAAGAGCACCATTAGCAACATTTAAAAAAGCAGAAATGAACAACGACCAGATTGTAGAAAAATACTGGAAATTAAAAACATTAGATGGCAAAGACGTCTCTATGGCAGAAAACCAAGAACGTGAAATCTATTTTACTTTAAAATCGGGAGATAATAGCGTTGTTGGATTTGCGGGTTGTAATGCACTTAACGGAAAATATACTTTAGAAAAAGGGAATAGAATTCGTTTTTCAGGTATGTTAACAACATTAAAAGCATGTCCAGATGTAAATGTTAATGAAGCCGAATTTTTAAAGGTGTTCGAACTTGCAGATAATTACACTATTAAAGATGACGTGTTATCTCTGAATGTTGGGAGACGTGCACCTTTAGCTATTTTTGAAGCAGTTTATATGCAATAA
- a CDS encoding GbsR/MarR family transcriptional regulator, translating to MELRPTEQSLLIEDIGLVIEERADLSPLASRIYATLILASDDGLTFEDITEAHRASKSSVSNNLNILVKLKYAEYYTKSGQRKRFFKASKYYAKTAMEKYNELFKKEIEVLEKINSFNKKNNPEKFKNEQSVSTIYQDYLIQLKEGFKKKIKQLETIVNQ from the coding sequence ATGGAATTGAGACCTACAGAACAAAGTTTATTAATAGAAGATATAGGTTTAGTTATAGAAGAACGGGCAGACTTATCGCCTCTCGCATCCCGAATTTATGCCACACTAATTTTAGCATCAGACGATGGTTTAACTTTTGAAGATATTACAGAAGCGCATCGAGCAAGTAAAAGCTCTGTTTCCAATAATTTAAACATATTAGTGAAATTGAAATATGCTGAATATTATACAAAATCAGGACAGCGAAAACGATTCTTCAAAGCATCAAAATATTATGCTAAAACTGCTATGGAAAAGTATAATGAACTATTTAAAAAAGAAATTGAAGTACTAGAAAAAATAAATAGTTTTAATAAAAAGAATAATCCTGAAAAATTTAAAAACGAACAATCTGTTAGTACAATTTATCAAGATTATTTAATTCAGCTTAAAGAAGGATTCAAGAAAAAAATAAAACAATTAGAAACTATTGTAAATCAATAA
- a CDS encoding ZIP family metal transporter → MLQNLILFSGFAGITVFIGGLLGNYFNHHIKEGAIKYEIIHTMMSFGAGIILSAVALVLIPKGLEELEVLDIAVSFSAGVLIFMFIGRYLAKKGGKNATLMAMLMDFIPESIALGATFAIEPKMAALLAVFIGLQNLPEAFNSFRDLVSNGFSVKKTLIIFFVLSFFGIGCALIGHYFLRDFPVITAHLMTFASGGILYLLINDIIPESKLENNYLTSLGATFGFLVGIIGEKII, encoded by the coding sequence ATGTTACAAAACCTTATATTATTTTCAGGATTCGCAGGAATTACCGTCTTTATTGGCGGCTTATTGGGTAATTATTTCAACCATCATATTAAAGAAGGTGCTATAAAATATGAAATCATACATACGATGATGTCCTTTGGCGCTGGCATTATATTATCTGCTGTAGCATTAGTATTAATTCCTAAAGGTTTGGAGGAATTGGAGGTGTTGGATATTGCAGTATCTTTTAGTGCAGGTGTTTTAATTTTTATGTTTATAGGCAGATATTTGGCAAAAAAAGGAGGCAAAAATGCAACACTAATGGCAATGTTGATGGATTTTATTCCAGAAAGTATCGCTTTGGGAGCAACCTTCGCTATAGAGCCTAAAATGGCAGCTTTATTAGCAGTATTTATTGGACTTCAAAATTTACCTGAAGCGTTTAACTCGTTTCGCGACTTGGTGTCCAACGGATTTTCGGTAAAAAAAACACTCATTATTTTTTTCGTATTGAGTTTCTTCGGAATTGGATGTGCACTAATTGGACATTATTTTTTACGTGATTTTCCAGTAATTACAGCACACCTCATGACATTTGCAAGTGGAGGTATTCTATATTTGCTTATAAACGATATCATTCCAGAAAGTAAATTGGAAAATAATTACCTGACATCTCTTGGCGCAACTTTTGGCTTTTTAGTTGGAATCATCGGTGAAAAAATCATTTAA
- a CDS encoding mechanosensitive ion channel family protein — MEEFFIKYKAHIIWAISVIITVFVLRFLTKLLHKWLVKKEAEKFPGETTRPVDLIKRILNTLWLVVGIFALSFVFVERDMDTVILGKLKLILYLGFLSVFVIVTATTTNLWFKKSIQRKIEYQYDYTSYKFLRYVAVFSIYFVGIIFGLLAFPSMRGVANTALGGAGVIALIAGVASQEALANVVGGIFIIGFKPFKIGHVVKVTDTMVGTVTDITLRHTIIRNFENKMIVIPNSIINKEKLINYDLGDLKCCEHIEMGISYDSDVALTKKIMREECENHPLIHDNRTELDKADGKPIVKTAMIKINDSTMTIRAWAWSNNFSDSFQLKCDVTESMKARFDSAGIDLAYPTRTIYLQNENTTTNETINIQKQNN; from the coding sequence ATGGAAGAATTTTTTATAAAATATAAAGCACATATCATTTGGGCAATTAGTGTAATCATTACAGTATTTGTGTTACGTTTTTTAACAAAATTATTACACAAATGGCTTGTAAAAAAAGAAGCTGAGAAGTTTCCTGGTGAAACAACAAGACCTGTAGACCTTATAAAACGGATTCTAAATACACTTTGGTTAGTAGTAGGAATATTTGCACTAAGTTTTGTATTCGTAGAACGCGATATGGATACTGTTATTTTAGGTAAATTAAAGCTGATACTTTATTTAGGCTTTCTCTCTGTATTTGTTATCGTTACAGCAACCACTACAAACTTATGGTTCAAAAAAAGCATACAACGTAAAATAGAATATCAATACGACTATACAAGTTACAAGTTCTTGCGCTATGTTGCAGTATTTTCTATTTACTTTGTGGGTATCATATTTGGTCTTTTAGCTTTTCCGTCTATGCGAGGTGTCGCAAATACTGCACTTGGTGGCGCAGGAGTTATAGCTTTAATTGCTGGTGTAGCGTCGCAAGAAGCCTTGGCAAATGTAGTTGGCGGAATTTTTATCATAGGATTTAAGCCTTTCAAAATAGGGCATGTGGTAAAAGTTACAGATACAATGGTTGGCACAGTTACAGACATAACGTTGCGACATACCATAATTCGTAATTTTGAAAACAAAATGATTGTCATTCCAAATTCAATCATCAATAAAGAAAAACTAATCAATTACGATTTAGGAGATCTTAAATGTTGCGAGCATATAGAAATGGGGATTTCGTATGATAGCGATGTAGCCCTTACAAAAAAAATAATGCGCGAAGAATGTGAAAACCATCCTTTAATTCATGATAATCGCACAGAGTTGGATAAAGCAGATGGCAAACCAATTGTTAAAACAGCAATGATAAAAATTAACGATTCTACGATGACTATTCGTGCTTGGGCTTGGTCTAATAATTTTAGCGATTCCTTTCAATTAAAGTGCGATGTAACTGAATCCATGAAAGCGCGTTTTGATAGTGCAGGAATTGATCTTGCATATCCAACACGAACAATATATTTGCAAAACGAAAATACAACTACGAACGAAACCATAAATATTCAAAAACAAAACAATTAA
- a CDS encoding universal stress protein codes for MKNIIIPIDFSKQSEFALETGAILAKKHNAKLHVLHMLELSESLVSYSKTENKNEMMFMLAYAKKRFEEFVDKEYLQGVNLEPVIKHHKVYKEVDALAKEISADLVIMGSHGLTTQDGLFAGSNAEKMVRNSDTPVLIVKSKPENFDLKNIVLGTSMNKESVATYQKASKIFETLGSTLYPVYVNRPNNGFISSEEFNEKRKGFATAGGTDKVEFIAGYTVEDGLVQHAEQTNADCIAVSTHARKGLNHFFKGSISEDLANHAKLPVMTFKL; via the coding sequence ATGAAAAATATTATTATTCCTATTGACTTCTCAAAGCAATCTGAATTTGCTTTAGAAACAGGCGCTATTCTAGCAAAAAAACACAATGCAAAATTACATGTGTTACACATGTTAGAGCTATCTGAATCTTTAGTTTCTTATTCAAAAACAGAAAATAAAAACGAAATGATGTTTATGCTCGCCTACGCAAAAAAGCGATTTGAAGAGTTTGTAGACAAAGAATATTTACAAGGAGTAAATTTAGAACCTGTGATAAAACATCATAAAGTATACAAAGAAGTAGATGCGTTGGCAAAAGAAATAAGTGCCGATTTAGTAATTATGGGATCGCACGGTTTAACGACGCAAGATGGATTATTCGCAGGTTCTAACGCAGAAAAAATGGTTCGAAATAGTGATACGCCAGTATTAATCGTAAAATCAAAACCTGAAAATTTCGACCTAAAAAATATTGTTTTAGGAACAAGTATGAACAAAGAAAGTGTTGCTACGTATCAAAAAGCTTCTAAAATTTTCGAAACCTTGGGAAGCACTTTATATCCTGTATATGTCAACAGACCAAACAATGGGTTTATAAGTTCAGAAGAATTTAACGAGAAACGAAAAGGATTTGCAACTGCTGGCGGAACTGATAAAGTTGAATTTATTGCAGGTTATACAGTTGAAGACGGATTAGTACAACACGCAGAACAAACAAATGCAGATTGTATTGCCGTCAGTACACACGCACGTAAAGGCTTGAATCATTTCTTTAAAGGAAGTATCTCAGAAGATCTTGCAAACCATGCAAAATTACCTGTAATGACATTCAAACTATAA
- a CDS encoding sensor histidine kinase yields MSTAEEALKERIKELTCLYEVSSIIVNADSKEMTHTLHAIGQSLKKGFQVPENTEIAIHTPIGAYKTGTINSTIYISSDIIIFNKIEGIITASLTNEECTFLKEEQPLLDNVALKLGNLLERIEIQKNEKSLKRQMEHADRLGILGELTAGIAHELNTPLANILGFAELLKDDFEANPQVSKDIDKIIHNTIFSREVVKKLMFFACEMPQEMQEVNIVPNIKNAIALLDASFKKATVKYIVKIEDKELLLRADNIQLTQIIFNLIINAIYFSPKNGLVTIEAFQTKKEVILKISDEGSGLSEEALEKVFQPFFTTKPIGDGSGLGLSVVHGIVMSHNGSISADNNADKGATFTVKLPKS; encoded by the coding sequence ATGAGCACAGCCGAAGAAGCCTTAAAAGAACGTATAAAAGAGTTGACATGTCTTTACGAAGTATCGTCAATTATTGTAAATGCGGATTCTAAAGAAATGACACATACGCTTCACGCTATTGGACAAAGTTTGAAGAAAGGATTTCAAGTACCTGAAAATACCGAAATAGCTATTCATACACCTATTGGCGCGTACAAAACAGGAACAATTAATAGTACAATTTATATTTCTTCGGATATAATCATTTTCAACAAAATTGAAGGTATTATTACAGCTTCTTTGACAAATGAAGAATGTACATTTTTAAAAGAAGAACAACCTTTGCTCGATAATGTGGCTTTAAAATTGGGCAATCTATTAGAACGAATCGAAATACAAAAAAATGAAAAATCGCTCAAAAGGCAAATGGAACATGCAGATCGGTTGGGGATTTTAGGAGAACTTACCGCAGGAATTGCGCATGAACTTAACACGCCATTGGCTAATATTTTAGGCTTCGCCGAATTGTTGAAAGATGATTTTGAAGCGAATCCGCAAGTTTCTAAGGATATCGATAAGATTATTCATAATACAATATTCTCAAGAGAAGTAGTAAAAAAACTCATGTTTTTTGCTTGTGAAATGCCACAGGAAATGCAAGAAGTAAACATTGTACCAAATATCAAAAATGCTATTGCACTGCTTGATGCTTCTTTCAAGAAAGCAACTGTAAAGTATATTGTTAAAATTGAAGACAAAGAACTTTTACTCCGCGCAGATAACATTCAGTTGACGCAGATTATTTTTAACCTTATAATTAATGCCATTTATTTTTCTCCTAAAAACGGACTTGTTACAATTGAAGCATTTCAAACCAAAAAAGAAGTCATTCTAAAAATTTCTGATGAAGGTTCAGGCTTATCTGAAGAAGCCTTAGAAAAAGTATTTCAACCTTTCTTTACTACAAAACCTATAGGCGATGGCTCAGGTCTTGGTTTAAGCGTTGTACACGGAATTGTTATGAGTCATAATGGTTCTATAAGTGCAGATAATAATGCTGATAAAGGTGCAACTTTTACCGTTAAACTTCCAAAATCATAA
- a CDS encoding sigma-54-dependent transcriptional regulator, with amino-acid sequence MQLQKENILIVDDDINILELLQRHLQSWNYHTYKAISVKEAVNILRDTRIDLLITDLKMPEIDGFELIKFVSEHYPKLPKLVVTGYPSVQDSLAAIKSGVVEYLTKPFTKDELGKAIQKSLAQKKEVSNQIGRNSQVKSSVETQKAYGEIIGNSEKINDVIQIIERVKDNKATIFIKGESGTGKELVARAIHYQGKFSRAPFIAVNCGGIPENLLESELFGYTKGAFTGAEKERNGFFQAANGGTIFLDEIGNASTAVQSRLLRVLQEKEVVKVGAQKAEKIDVRIIAATNSDLQEMIKKQTFREDLYYRLTVVEINVPPLRERKGDIPLLVEKFLLKYGIEYKDRFVKISPEASAILQRYNWAGNIRELENVIQRSVIMCDKIVEVAHLPDSLKFNINFPEEKLLPLKEIEKRYIQKVLNATNNNKTKAAEILGIDRKTIRQKLME; translated from the coding sequence ATGCAATTACAAAAAGAAAACATTCTTATCGTAGATGACGACATCAATATTTTAGAACTTTTACAGCGACATTTACAATCATGGAATTATCATACTTACAAAGCAATTTCAGTAAAAGAAGCTGTAAATATTTTGCGAGACACGCGTATTGATTTACTTATCACAGATTTAAAAATGCCAGAAATTGATGGTTTTGAGCTCATAAAATTTGTTTCAGAACATTATCCTAAACTTCCTAAACTTGTCGTTACAGGATATCCTTCGGTACAAGATTCTTTAGCTGCAATAAAATCTGGCGTCGTAGAATATTTAACAAAACCATTCACAAAAGATGAATTGGGAAAAGCAATACAAAAATCGCTTGCGCAGAAAAAAGAGGTGTCGAATCAAATTGGTCGAAATTCGCAAGTAAAATCGTCAGTAGAAACACAAAAAGCATATGGCGAAATTATTGGAAACTCTGAAAAAATAAATGATGTCATTCAAATCATAGAACGTGTAAAAGATAACAAAGCGACTATTTTTATTAAAGGAGAAAGTGGAACAGGAAAAGAGCTTGTGGCGCGCGCTATTCACTATCAAGGGAAATTTTCAAGAGCGCCATTTATTGCCGTAAATTGCGGCGGAATTCCTGAAAATTTGCTAGAATCAGAACTTTTCGGATATACAAAAGGCGCATTTACAGGCGCAGAAAAAGAACGAAACGGATTCTTTCAAGCGGCAAATGGCGGCACTATTTTTTTGGATGAAATTGGAAACGCATCTACTGCTGTGCAATCTAGATTGCTTCGTGTTTTACAAGAAAAAGAAGTTGTAAAAGTAGGTGCGCAAAAAGCAGAAAAAATTGATGTTCGCATCATTGCAGCAACCAATAGCGATTTACAAGAAATGATTAAAAAGCAAACCTTTCGGGAAGATTTATATTATCGTCTTACGGTGGTGGAAATAAATGTTCCGCCACTTAGAGAACGAAAAGGTGATATTCCATTATTGGTGGAGAAATTTCTATTAAAATACGGAATTGAATATAAAGATCGTTTTGTAAAAATAAGCCCTGAAGCTTCTGCAATTTTACAACGCTACAATTGGGCAGGAAACATTCGTGAGCTAGAAAATGTGATACAACGTAGTGTTATTATGTGTGATAAAATAGTGGAAGTTGCGCATCTTCCTGATTCCTTAAAATTCAATATCAACTTTCCAGAAGAAAAATTACTTCCGCTTAAAGAGATTGAAAAACGCTATATTCAAAAAGTATTGAATGCAACAAACAATAATAAAACAAAAGCGGCTGAGATTTTAGGAATTGATCGTAAAACCATACGCCAAAAACTCATGGAGTAA